One segment of Neobacillus endophyticus DNA contains the following:
- a CDS encoding N-acetylmuramoyl-L-alanine amidase codes for MKSLSLMKILATLGIVVFSLSGIKLNAYATAKFTVTADVLNVREAADSTSKIIGQVHHGDTFDIIQTKNQWDEIKLANNQIGWINNTYLAPKESIPATVEADVLRVREKPSLTGKIIGKLKLGSNITIYDEQNGWAKMVASSGQEGWVFENYLSKQPVAKAKTGERTASSQKKTVGKTTAVNQNTASGDTTTTDNQNAATEKTSTADNQNAETGKIPTADNQNPATGDTSAASQNAETGDTDSNSNNTATGGNASDNQNTASGDTTSANTSKDSSSPDMDRSAAPDIPNSQGPLKGKTIVLDPGHGGKDDGATSITGTHEKALTLATAKRVEQKLENAGANVIMTRTNDTYIPLNQRANLSNQNDADAFISFHYNWTDKPSINGLTDYYYKAARDSRLASDLLKAVAKTTGLNNDGTSFDNLEVLRNNAQPCTLIELGFLSNKQDDSVVESNDYPNTVAQGVYQGLLDYFSNTN; via the coding sequence ATGAAGAGTTTAAGTCTAATGAAGATCCTGGCAACTCTTGGTATTGTGGTGTTCTCGCTTTCCGGTATAAAACTTAATGCCTACGCTACAGCCAAATTCACGGTTACAGCAGATGTTCTAAATGTAAGGGAAGCAGCGGACAGTACTAGTAAAATTATCGGCCAAGTGCATCATGGGGACACATTTGACATCATTCAGACAAAGAACCAATGGGATGAAATAAAACTAGCAAACAACCAAATTGGCTGGATTAACAACACATACCTTGCTCCAAAAGAAAGTATTCCTGCAACTGTAGAAGCGGATGTTTTAAGAGTGCGTGAAAAGCCAAGTTTAACCGGCAAAATCATTGGAAAATTAAAATTGGGTTCAAACATAACCATTTATGATGAGCAGAATGGCTGGGCAAAAATGGTGGCCTCTTCCGGACAGGAGGGCTGGGTATTCGAAAATTACCTATCAAAACAGCCTGTAGCAAAGGCCAAGACTGGTGAAAGGACAGCTTCCTCCCAAAAGAAAACTGTTGGCAAAACAACGGCAGTTAACCAAAATACAGCCTCTGGGGATACAACAACAACGGACAACCAAAATGCAGCAACCGAAAAAACATCAACAGCGGACAATCAAAATGCAGAAACTGGAAAAATACCAACAGCGGACAATCAAAATCCAGCCACCGGAGATACTTCAGCAGCCAGTCAAAATGCAGAAACTGGAGATACAGATTCAAACAGCAACAATACAGCGACTGGAGGAAATGCTTCCGACAACCAAAATACTGCGTCCGGGGATACAACATCCGCAAACACTTCGAAAGATTCTTCATCGCCAGATATGGATAGGAGTGCAGCACCTGACATTCCTAATAGTCAGGGGCCACTTAAGGGAAAAACCATTGTTCTTGACCCGGGTCATGGAGGAAAAGATGACGGGGCAACCAGCATTACGGGCACACATGAAAAGGCCTTAACATTAGCCACCGCCAAGCGCGTTGAACAAAAGCTTGAAAATGCTGGGGCCAATGTAATTATGACCCGCACCAACGATACGTATATTCCCTTAAATCAGAGGGCCAATCTTTCCAACCAAAACGATGCGGATGCTTTTATAAGCTTCCATTACAATTGGACGGATAAGCCATCCATCAATGGTTTGACTGATTATTACTATAAAGCAGCGAGAGACAGCCGTCTTGCCTCGGATCTTTTAAAAGCAGTGGCGAAAACAACGGGATTAAATAATGACGGGACAAGCTTCGATAACTTGGAAGTTTTGCGAAATAACGCCCAGCCATGTACATTGATCGAACTAGGATTCCTTTCCAACAAACAGGATGATTCTGTTGTGGAAAGCAATGATTATCCCAATACCGTAGCACAAGGGGTTTACCAAGGGCTGCTCGATTATTTTTCAAATACAAATTAA